Proteins from one Microthrixaceae bacterium genomic window:
- a CDS encoding helix-turn-helix domain-containing protein, whose translation MSALLLSIPSAADRLGIGRTTLYKLANDGVVPTVQVGSRRLIRDADLVAYAESLPVSRPQDAAFRDSDLVAYAESLPASRPQDAAFRDSDLVAYAESLPASRPQDAA comes from the coding sequence GTGTCCGCACTACTCCTGTCGATTCCATCCGCCGCCGACCGCCTCGGCATCGGGCGCACAACGCTCTACAAGCTGGCCAACGATGGCGTCGTTCCAACGGTGCAGGTTGGGTCACGCCGCCTGATCCGAGACGCCGACCTAGTGGCCTACGCCGAGAGCTTGCCCGTTAGCAGACCCCAGGACGCCGCATTCAGAGACAGCGACCTAGTGGCCTACGCCGAGAGCTTGCCCGCTAGCAGACCCCAGGACGCCGCATTCAGAGACAGCGACCTAGTGGCCTACGCCGAGAGCTTGCCCGCTAGCAGACCCCAGGACGCCGCATGA